From a region of the Actinopolymorpha singaporensis genome:
- a CDS encoding RpiB/LacA/LacB family sugar-phosphate isomerase gives MRISVSSDMAAGVADALVADLRRRGHDVLTHGALNPGDADDRDDWAWASEAAARDVADGRADQAVVCCWTGTGASIAANKVPGVRAALCADAYTATGARRWNDANALALSLRVVSGPLLTEILDAWFEGRPSEEADDRANVAHVDAIARA, from the coding sequence ATGCGCATCTCGGTGTCCTCCGACATGGCGGCCGGTGTCGCCGACGCACTGGTCGCCGACCTTCGCCGGCGCGGCCACGACGTGCTGACCCACGGCGCGCTGAACCCCGGTGACGCTGACGACCGTGACGACTGGGCCTGGGCGAGTGAGGCGGCGGCCCGTGACGTCGCCGACGGCCGCGCCGACCAGGCCGTCGTGTGCTGCTGGACGGGTACCGGAGCGTCGATCGCCGCCAACAAGGTGCCGGGTGTGCGGGCGGCCCTGTGCGCCGACGCCTACACCGCCACCGGTGCGCGGCGCTGGAACGACGCGAACGCCCTTGCCCTCAGCCTCCGGGTGGTCTCCGGGCCGCTGCTGACCGAGATTCTGGACGCGTGGTTCGAGGGTCGGCCGAGCGAGGAGGCCGACGACCGGGCCAATGTCGCCCACGTCGACGCCATCGCCCGGGCCTGA
- the gndA gene encoding NADP-dependent phosphogluconate dehydrogenase — MTETTTEPGGTAAQPEQSEKEASVQTPETPDKADIAVTGLATMGRNLARNLARNGHTVAVHNRTRKRTDSLIAEYSGEGNFIACESLADVVRSLKRPRKVIVMVQAGAGTDEVIDQLAELLEPGDILVDGGNAHFIDTRRRESALRERGLHFVGTGISGGEEGALNGPSIMPGGTAEAYKTLGPILESISAQVDGTPCCTHVGADGAGHFVKMVHNGIEYADMQLIGESYDLLRTVLGKTPDELAEIFRTWNTGDLESFLIEITAEVLAAKDPRGGEGAFVDKVLDQTEQKGTGRWTVQIALDLGTPVSGIAEAVFARSVSGHAEQRDAARGVLEGPSEPSEKVAVDNADQFVEDVRRALYASKVVAYAQGFDMIRAGAEAYDWNIDLGAMATIWRGGCIIRARFLDRIREAYEKTPDLPSLLVDPYFARTVNEGQEAWRRVVATAAAAGVPVPGFGAALSYFDALRRDRLPAALLQGLRDLFGAHTYRRTDAEGSFHLEWSGDRSEREA; from the coding sequence ATGACCGAAACGACGACCGAGCCCGGCGGCACGGCCGCGCAGCCGGAGCAGTCCGAGAAGGAGGCGTCCGTGCAGACGCCCGAGACGCCGGACAAGGCCGACATCGCCGTGACCGGCCTGGCCACCATGGGCCGCAACCTGGCCCGCAACCTCGCCCGGAACGGCCACACGGTCGCGGTGCACAACCGCACCCGGAAGCGCACCGACTCCCTGATCGCGGAGTACAGCGGCGAGGGCAACTTCATCGCCTGCGAGTCGCTCGCCGACGTGGTCCGCTCCCTGAAGCGGCCGCGCAAGGTCATCGTCATGGTCCAGGCCGGCGCGGGTACGGACGAGGTCATCGACCAGCTGGCCGAGTTGCTGGAGCCGGGCGACATCCTGGTCGACGGCGGCAACGCCCACTTCATCGACACCCGCCGGCGCGAGTCGGCGCTGCGCGAGCGCGGCCTGCACTTCGTCGGCACCGGCATCTCCGGCGGCGAGGAAGGCGCGCTGAACGGCCCGAGCATCATGCCCGGTGGCACCGCCGAGGCGTACAAGACGCTCGGACCGATCCTGGAGTCCATCTCCGCACAGGTAGACGGCACGCCGTGCTGCACCCATGTCGGCGCCGACGGTGCCGGGCACTTCGTGAAGATGGTGCACAACGGCATCGAGTACGCCGACATGCAGCTCATCGGCGAGTCGTACGACCTGCTGCGCACGGTCCTGGGCAAGACGCCCGACGAGCTGGCCGAGATCTTCCGGACGTGGAACACCGGCGACCTCGAGTCGTTCCTGATCGAGATCACCGCGGAGGTCCTTGCCGCGAAGGACCCGCGTGGCGGCGAGGGCGCGTTCGTCGACAAGGTGCTCGACCAGACCGAGCAGAAGGGCACCGGCCGCTGGACGGTGCAGATCGCGCTCGACCTCGGCACCCCGGTGTCCGGCATCGCCGAGGCGGTCTTCGCTCGATCGGTGTCCGGTCACGCCGAGCAGCGCGACGCGGCCCGGGGCGTGCTCGAGGGGCCGTCGGAGCCGTCGGAGAAGGTGGCCGTCGACAATGCCGACCAGTTCGTCGAGGACGTTCGCCGCGCGCTGTACGCGTCGAAGGTGGTCGCCTACGCCCAGGGGTTCGACATGATCCGGGCCGGCGCGGAGGCCTACGACTGGAACATCGACCTCGGCGCGATGGCCACCATCTGGCGCGGTGGCTGCATCATCCGGGCGCGCTTCCTGGACCGGATCCGCGAGGCGTACGAGAAGACGCCCGACCTGCCCTCGCTGCTGGTCGACCCGTACTTCGCGCGGACGGTCAACGAGGGTCAGGAGGCCTGGCGCCGGGTGGTCGCGACCGCGGCCGCCGCCGGTGTCCCGGTGCCCGGCTTCGGTGCCGCGCTGTCGTACTTCGACGCGCTGCGCCGCGACCGGCTGCCGGCGGCCCTGCTGCAGGGGCTGCGCGATCTGTTCGGTGCGCACACCTACCGCCGTACCGACGCGGAGGGTTCGTTCCACCTCGAATGGTCCGGCGACCGGTCCGAGCGCGAAGCCTGA
- a CDS encoding anhydro-N-acetylmuramic acid kinase — protein sequence MTRVVGLMSGTSYDGIDVAAADLAFDGSEIVLHPLGALGYPLDPGIRELVGAALPPAQTSMADACRLDTVLGQAFGEAAARGAEELADGRADLVVSHGQTLFHWIDDGRARGTLQLGQPAWIAERTGLPVVSDLRSRDITRGGQGAPLVSILDVLLLPPGPTARAALNLGGIANLTLVRPDGDVLAYDLGPANALVDLACRRYFGRPYDVDGEIAASGSVSEKLLAALLDEPYFRRSPPKSTGKELFHGGYLDAALLGVPDLAPDDIVATVTELTARLVATECGTHRVGELIVSGGGVRNGWLMRRIRELARAGDAAVRIRPIDDLGLPSDGKEAYAFALLGFLTFHGVTGTVPACTGADTATVLGSITPGHSPLRLPEPPGVVPTRLRIEPPVARGSKA from the coding sequence GTGACCCGGGTGGTCGGCCTGATGTCCGGTACGTCGTACGACGGAATCGACGTCGCCGCCGCGGACCTCGCCTTCGACGGGAGCGAGATCGTGCTCCACCCCCTCGGCGCGCTCGGCTACCCCCTGGACCCCGGTATCCGCGAACTGGTCGGCGCCGCCCTGCCGCCGGCCCAGACCTCGATGGCCGACGCGTGCCGGCTGGACACCGTGCTCGGCCAGGCGTTCGGTGAGGCGGCTGCCCGCGGCGCGGAGGAGTTGGCCGACGGGCGGGCAGACCTCGTTGTGTCCCACGGTCAGACGCTCTTCCACTGGATCGACGACGGCCGGGCCCGCGGCACCCTGCAACTCGGCCAGCCTGCGTGGATCGCCGAACGCACCGGCCTCCCCGTCGTCTCCGACCTGCGCAGCCGCGACATCACCCGGGGCGGGCAGGGTGCGCCGCTGGTCAGCATCCTCGACGTCCTCCTGCTGCCGCCGGGACCGACGGCACGTGCGGCGCTCAACCTCGGTGGCATCGCCAACCTGACGCTGGTCCGGCCGGACGGCGACGTACTGGCGTACGACCTGGGGCCGGCCAACGCGCTCGTCGACCTCGCCTGCCGGCGCTACTTCGGCCGGCCGTACGACGTCGACGGGGAGATCGCGGCGTCCGGTTCGGTGAGCGAGAAACTGCTCGCCGCCCTGCTGGACGAGCCGTACTTCCGCCGGTCCCCGCCCAAGTCGACCGGCAAGGAGCTGTTCCACGGCGGCTACCTCGACGCCGCCCTGCTCGGCGTACCCGACCTCGCCCCGGACGACATCGTGGCCACGGTCACCGAGCTGACCGCCCGGCTGGTGGCGACCGAATGCGGCACTCACCGCGTGGGCGAGCTGATCGTGTCGGGCGGTGGGGTCCGGAACGGCTGGCTGATGCGTCGGATCCGGGAACTCGCCCGCGCCGGAGATGCCGCGGTGCGGATTCGGCCGATCGACGACCTGGGGCTTCCGTCCGACGGGAAGGAGGCGTATGCATTCGCCCTGTTGGGATTTCTCACCTTCCACGGGGTGACCGGAACGGTCCCGGCCTGCACCGGCGCGGACACGGCGACCGTCCTCGGGAGCATCACTCCCGGTCACAGCCCGCTCCGGCTCCCCGAACCACCCGGCGTGGTACCGACCCGACTGCGGATCGAGCCGCCCGTAGCGAGAGGATCGAAGGCATGA
- a CDS encoding SRPBCC domain-containing protein, translated as MAARADVRTAAAGDAGSGSTDLPAGEAAELAAASWPAVHAGTPATAGARLEVVRTYPLPYGEVWSAVTEPERLGRWFADVTGHLRVGGTWNATFPQGSASGVVAECEPAARIVTSWRWAHEPGGIAPGRLTVTVEPEADATRLLLVHESVTGNATGQAAGWYAHLAGLASHLRGKDRGGADWEAEFARALGVLRAPGAGGSRVF; from the coding sequence ATGGCAGCACGCGCCGACGTACGCACCGCTGCAGCCGGCGACGCAGGCAGCGGCAGCACGGACCTGCCCGCCGGCGAGGCCGCCGAGCTGGCGGCGGCTTCCTGGCCGGCCGTCCACGCGGGTACGCCGGCAACGGCCGGAGCCCGCCTGGAAGTCGTCCGCACCTACCCGCTCCCGTACGGCGAAGTGTGGTCGGCGGTCACCGAGCCGGAGCGGCTCGGCCGGTGGTTCGCCGACGTCACCGGCCACCTGCGGGTGGGCGGCACCTGGAACGCGACGTTCCCCCAGGGCTCGGCGTCCGGTGTCGTCGCCGAATGCGAGCCGGCGGCCCGGATCGTCACCTCCTGGCGGTGGGCCCACGAGCCGGGCGGCATCGCGCCGGGCCGGCTGACCGTGACCGTCGAGCCCGAGGCCGACGCCACCAGGCTGCTGCTCGTCCACGAGAGCGTCACCGGGAACGCGACCGGACAGGCCGCGGGCTGGTACGCACACCTCGCCGGGCTCGCGTCCCACCTGCGCGGCAAGGACCGGGGCGGGGCCGACTGGGAAGCGGAGTTCGCCCGGGCTCTCGGCGTGCTGCGCGCCCCGGGTGCCGGCGGCTCCAGGGTGTTCTGA
- a CDS encoding ArsR/SmtB family transcription factor, which produces MHAFDVLGDPVRRRILELLADGEQSAGAIVETIRAEFGISQPAVSQHLRVLRENGFAHVRAEGTRRLYAVDTAPLREIDEWLERYRRFWTQRLDALGTELRRGRRARGEDS; this is translated from the coding sequence GTGCACGCCTTCGACGTTCTCGGCGATCCCGTACGACGGCGCATCCTCGAACTCCTCGCCGACGGCGAGCAGTCCGCGGGGGCGATCGTGGAGACGATCCGGGCGGAGTTCGGGATCAGCCAGCCGGCGGTGAGCCAGCACCTGCGGGTGCTCCGCGAGAACGGCTTCGCGCACGTCCGGGCCGAGGGCACCCGCCGCCTGTACGCCGTCGACACCGCGCCGCTGCGGGAGATCGACGAGTGGCTGGAGCGTTACCGCCGGTTCTGGACGCAGCGGTTGGACGCGCTCGGGACCGAACTCCGCCGCGGCCGGCGCGCCCGCGGCGAGGATTCCTAG
- a CDS encoding helix-turn-helix transcriptional regulator, whose product MPPNPSSADRPHPTTRMLALLELLQAHHRLGGAELADRLGVDERTVRRYATRLTEFGVPVEAERGRYGGYRLRPGYKLPPLMLTDDEATAVVLGLVAARAAGPATSTTATATESALAKISRVLPQAVRDRVTAVQKTLGLTRPPRSGEVPPTEVVLTLASAARRRRRVHLVYAGRGGERSERDLDPYGLVVDQGRWYVTGHDHRRDEVRTFRVDRILAATTTDIGFDPPAGFDPVARVSESLARVPWAHEVEVVLDAPLADVRRRIPATLATLAEVDGGVLLTMRAERLAGAALMLAGLGWPFEVRRPAELRAEVRALGAALQGYADRGAGP is encoded by the coding sequence ATGCCGCCGAACCCGTCGTCCGCCGACCGGCCCCACCCCACGACCCGGATGCTCGCCCTGCTCGAACTCCTGCAGGCCCACCATCGGCTCGGCGGCGCCGAGTTGGCCGACCGGCTGGGCGTCGACGAGCGCACCGTGCGCCGGTACGCAACCCGGCTGACCGAGTTCGGCGTACCGGTCGAGGCCGAACGCGGCCGCTACGGCGGCTACCGCCTGCGTCCGGGCTACAAGCTGCCCCCGCTGATGTTGACCGACGACGAGGCCACCGCCGTCGTGCTCGGGCTTGTCGCGGCGCGCGCCGCCGGTCCGGCCACCTCCACGACGGCGACCGCGACCGAGAGTGCGCTGGCCAAGATCTCCCGCGTCCTGCCCCAGGCCGTTCGCGACCGGGTGACCGCCGTGCAGAAGACCCTCGGCCTGACCAGGCCCCCCCGGTCCGGCGAAGTGCCGCCGACCGAGGTGGTCCTCACCCTCGCGTCCGCCGCGCGGCGCCGGCGACGGGTGCACCTGGTCTACGCGGGCCGCGGCGGCGAGCGGTCCGAGCGTGACCTCGACCCGTACGGCCTGGTCGTCGACCAGGGCAGGTGGTACGTCACCGGCCACGACCACCGGCGCGACGAGGTGCGCACCTTCCGGGTGGACCGGATCCTCGCGGCCACCACGACCGACATCGGCTTCGACCCACCGGCCGGCTTCGATCCGGTCGCCCGGGTGAGCGAGTCGCTGGCCCGGGTTCCGTGGGCGCACGAGGTCGAGGTGGTCCTTGACGCCCCGCTGGCCGACGTACGCCGGCGGATCCCCGCGACGCTGGCCACACTCGCGGAGGTGGACGGCGGAGTCCTGCTGACCATGCGGGCCGAACGTCTCGCCGGCGCCGCGCTGATGCTGGCCGGCCTCGGCTGGCCGTTCGAGGTGCGCCGTCCGGCCGAGTTGCGGGCGGAGGTACGCGCGCTCGGCGCGGCGCTGCAGGGGTACGCCGACCGCGGTGCCGGCCCCTAG
- a CDS encoding alpha/beta fold hydrolase, protein MATYVLVAGNWLGAWAWSKVTARLRAAGHDVHPVTLTGLGDRVHLTSREVDLDTHIADVVNTIEYADLHEVILVGHSYGGFPVTGAAERMPDRLARLVYVESGPLPDGTSQLDMTGPEEREAILRRMKEREDGWLLPPPSPAELASGVPVYAGLDEAARASFTARAVPQPLNANAQPLRLADDGRRHGLPHTLVTCMFPVEQVRAMVAEGHPYFAGFAGKEWTYVELPTGHWPMLSEPERLAQALADLS, encoded by the coding sequence ATGGCCACCTACGTACTCGTCGCCGGCAACTGGCTCGGCGCCTGGGCCTGGTCGAAGGTCACCGCGCGCCTGCGCGCCGCCGGCCACGACGTCCACCCCGTCACGCTCACCGGCCTGGGCGACCGGGTGCACCTCACGTCCCGGGAGGTCGACCTGGACACCCACATCGCCGACGTCGTGAACACGATCGAGTACGCCGACCTGCACGAGGTGATCCTGGTCGGCCACAGCTACGGGGGCTTCCCGGTGACGGGCGCGGCCGAGCGCATGCCGGACCGGCTCGCGCGCCTGGTCTACGTCGAGAGCGGGCCGCTGCCCGACGGCACCTCCCAACTGGACATGACCGGACCGGAGGAGCGCGAAGCGATACTGCGGCGCATGAAGGAGCGCGAGGACGGCTGGCTCCTTCCGCCGCCCTCCCCGGCCGAACTCGCCTCCGGCGTACCGGTGTACGCCGGGCTCGACGAGGCGGCCCGGGCGTCGTTCACCGCCCGTGCCGTGCCGCAGCCGCTCAACGCCAACGCCCAGCCACTCCGGCTCGCCGACGACGGGCGGCGCCACGGCCTGCCGCACACCCTGGTCACGTGCATGTTTCCCGTGGAACAGGTGCGGGCGATGGTTGCCGAGGGCCATCCGTACTTCGCCGGGTTCGCGGGCAAGGAGTGGACCTACGTCGAGCTGCCGACCGGACACTGGCCGATGCTGTCCGAACCGGAGCGGCTGGCGCAGGCGCTCGCCGACCTGAGCTGA
- a CDS encoding aldo/keto reductase — protein sequence MRTTTLGAEGPQVGRIGLGCMGMSWAYTEADRDDAASIKVIHRALDLGVTLIDTADAYGPYSNEQLVGRALRDRRDRAVLATKVGLIPDGARQLHRNARPEYIRGAIEGSLARLGVDHIDLYQLHRVDPAVPLAESWGALAELVKQGKVRAIGLSEATLDEIREAQAIHPVASVQSELSLWTRGQLDDVVPYTEEQGIAFLPFSPLGRGFLTGAITSAADLPEGDMRRQLPRFQGEAFDANQALVTKVRAVAERVGATPGQVALAWVVAQGRYVVPIPGTKRLRYLEENAAAGDLELPADALAELDALPPAVGDRYGSFAGASNTSSSSTGSTGSK from the coding sequence ATGCGAACGACGACGCTCGGTGCCGAAGGTCCGCAGGTCGGCCGGATCGGCCTGGGCTGCATGGGAATGTCCTGGGCGTACACCGAGGCCGACCGTGACGACGCCGCCTCGATCAAGGTGATCCACCGTGCGCTCGACCTCGGCGTCACGCTGATCGACACCGCCGACGCGTACGGCCCGTACTCCAACGAACAGCTCGTCGGCCGGGCACTGCGCGACCGGCGTGACCGGGCGGTGCTGGCCACCAAGGTCGGGCTGATCCCGGACGGTGCGCGCCAGCTCCACCGCAACGCCAGGCCGGAGTACATCCGCGGCGCGATCGAGGGCAGCCTCGCCCGCCTCGGCGTGGACCACATCGACCTCTACCAGCTGCACCGCGTCGACCCGGCCGTGCCGCTGGCGGAGAGCTGGGGCGCGCTGGCCGAACTCGTGAAACAGGGCAAGGTCCGGGCGATCGGACTGTCCGAGGCGACGCTGGACGAGATCAGGGAGGCGCAGGCGATCCACCCGGTGGCCAGCGTCCAGTCCGAGCTGTCGCTGTGGACCCGCGGCCAGCTCGACGACGTCGTGCCCTACACCGAGGAGCAGGGGATCGCGTTCCTGCCGTTCTCACCGCTCGGGCGTGGGTTCCTCACCGGCGCGATCACCTCCGCGGCCGACCTGCCCGAGGGCGACATGCGCCGGCAGCTGCCGCGCTTCCAGGGCGAGGCGTTCGACGCCAACCAGGCGCTGGTGACGAAGGTCCGCGCGGTGGCCGAGCGCGTGGGGGCCACCCCCGGCCAGGTCGCGCTCGCGTGGGTGGTCGCCCAGGGACGCTACGTCGTTCCCATCCCCGGCACCAAGCGCCTGCGCTACCTCGAGGAGAACGCCGCCGCCGGCGACCTGGAACTCCCGGCCGACGCGCTGGCCGAGCTGGACGCGCTGCCGCCCGCGGTCGGCGACCGGTACGGCTCTTTCGCCGGGGCCTCGAACACCTCGTCCAGCTCGACCGGCTCCACCGGCTCGAAGTAG
- a CDS encoding alpha/beta fold hydrolase: protein MSTSPVNAVRDLVVDTGPVPIAVRDFGGAGRSLLLLHGAGGNLAVWTSFARLLTPDFRVVAPDLRGHGRSGSGPWTWADVLADLEAVVEHLGLADPVVVGHSLGGCLAAWWGRTHPDCPAVVDLDGHRGAETSPDNYPGLDPGQVTRDLAALSQVFTDQAAAMAEPLAPKQVAAMRERLVGAMTATGLPPEQANELFDRGLVVREGRTFLRPEAETVQEIRPLLRDGDLLDTLHEVRSPTLLCVATKDLPAAQAFGDLMAAYRRGLDRDLDLLEAAHPAVTVRRLDTSHAMPLEQPALVAGLVRDFVAAHL, encoded by the coding sequence ATGTCCACCTCTCCCGTCAACGCTGTAAGGGATCTCGTGGTCGACACCGGTCCCGTCCCCATCGCCGTACGAGACTTCGGCGGCGCCGGCCGGTCACTCCTCCTGTTGCACGGCGCCGGCGGCAACCTCGCGGTCTGGACGTCGTTCGCACGGCTGCTGACGCCGGACTTCCGCGTTGTCGCGCCGGACCTGCGTGGGCACGGCCGTTCGGGCAGCGGGCCGTGGACCTGGGCAGACGTGCTCGCCGACCTCGAGGCCGTCGTCGAGCACCTCGGCCTGGCCGACCCCGTGGTCGTCGGGCACTCCCTGGGCGGCTGCCTGGCCGCATGGTGGGGGCGAACCCACCCCGACTGTCCGGCGGTCGTCGACCTCGACGGACATCGTGGCGCCGAGACCAGCCCGGACAACTACCCGGGGCTGGATCCGGGGCAGGTCACCCGTGACCTCGCCGCACTGTCCCAGGTCTTCACCGACCAGGCGGCGGCAATGGCCGAGCCGCTCGCGCCGAAGCAGGTCGCGGCGATGCGCGAGCGCCTGGTCGGCGCGATGACCGCGACGGGGCTGCCGCCCGAGCAGGCGAACGAGCTGTTCGACCGTGGGCTGGTCGTACGCGAGGGCCGGACCTTCCTGCGGCCGGAGGCGGAGACCGTGCAGGAGATCCGGCCGCTGTTGCGGGACGGCGACCTGCTGGACACCCTCCACGAGGTGCGCAGCCCGACCCTGCTCTGCGTGGCCACGAAGGACCTCCCCGCCGCGCAGGCGTTCGGTGACCTGATGGCTGCGTACCGGCGAGGGCTCGACCGCGACCTGGACCTGCTGGAGGCGGCCCACCCTGCGGTCACCGTCAGGCGGCTGGACACGAGCCACGCGATGCCGCTGGAGCAACCGGCCCTGGTCGCCGGGTTGGTACGCGACTTCGTTGCCGCGCACCTCTGA
- a CDS encoding D-sedoheptulose-7-phosphate isomerase, translated as MHDLLARQLADHVDTARAVEPLLARVGELGELLCTTFAAGGRLYTFGNGGSAADAQHLAAELIGRYKRERRPLPAVALSVDPSVVTCIGNDYSFGDVFARQATALARPGDVVAGFTTSGMSANVVAGLAAAREVGARTVLFAAGSGGKAAEHADVSLLVPSSTTARIQEMHLLVLHLVSEWVDAWAAGETDERGVGLQATTAG; from the coding sequence ATGCATGACCTTCTGGCCAGGCAGCTTGCCGACCACGTGGACACGGCGCGGGCGGTCGAGCCCCTGCTGGCGCGGGTCGGTGAGCTCGGCGAACTGCTGTGTACGACGTTCGCGGCCGGGGGACGGCTCTACACGTTCGGCAACGGCGGCAGTGCCGCCGACGCACAGCACCTGGCCGCGGAGCTGATCGGCCGCTACAAGCGCGAACGCCGTCCGCTGCCCGCCGTGGCTCTGAGTGTCGACCCGTCCGTGGTGACCTGCATCGGCAACGACTACAGCTTCGGCGACGTGTTCGCCCGGCAGGCCACCGCGCTGGCCCGGCCAGGCGACGTCGTGGCGGGGTTCACCACCAGCGGCATGTCCGCGAACGTCGTGGCCGGGCTGGCCGCCGCGCGGGAGGTGGGCGCCCGTACGGTGCTCTTCGCCGCCGGCTCGGGCGGGAAGGCGGCCGAGCACGCCGACGTGTCGCTGCTGGTCCCGTCGAGCACGACCGCGCGTATCCAGGAGATGCACCTGCTTGTGCTGCACCTGGTCAGCGAGTGGGTGGACGCGTGGGCCGCGGGCGAGACCGACGAGCGCGGCGTCGGCCTTCAGGCCACGACTGCCGGTTGA